Proteins encoded by one window of Flagellimonas lutaonensis:
- a CDS encoding archease, whose protein sequence is MNVVQESRENGKKTTARARNRKRRGLYYGNPQKVYVKALPHTADVETKVYALTYKELFENNLRAMNNILKEGCGDAADHFDCLMRLDISSADPTNLLVDFLSEVLSLSYVQKALFCNIYFSELSNNRIEAQLYGKWIDGFDEEIKGVTYHEAYVKKNDDNIWESHIIFDI, encoded by the coding sequence ATGAATGTTGTTCAAGAGTCAAGGGAAAACGGGAAAAAAACAACTGCCCGGGCAAGAAACCGCAAAAGGCGGGGTTTGTATTATGGAAACCCCCAAAAAGTTTATGTCAAGGCATTGCCACATACTGCCGATGTAGAGACAAAGGTATATGCCCTTACCTACAAAGAACTTTTTGAGAACAACCTAAGGGCGATGAACAACATCTTAAAAGAGGGCTGTGGTGATGCCGCAGACCATTTCGACTGCTTGATGAGACTTGATATCTCATCAGCCGATCCCACAAACCTTTTGGTCGATTTTTTGTCTGAGGTGCTTTCACTTTCCTATGTCCAGAAAGCGCTTTTCTGCAATATCTATTTTTCAGAACTGTCAAACAACAGAATCGAGGCACAGCTATATGGTAAATGGATCGATGGTTTCGATGAAGAAATCAAGGGGGTAACCTACCACGAAGCCTATGTAAAAAAGAACGACGACAACATCTGGGAAAGCCATATCATTTTTGACATTTAG
- a CDS encoding AAA family ATPase, which yields MIIIVLGLPGSGKSYFAERLAKTIPAEYINSDRLRKELLPQRTYSEAEKAIVYEAMLEKMEEAIAQKKNVVLDATFHKKETRDLFLQKVSEKVFFIEVRADEKIIRERLKRNRPYSEADFGVYETIEKQWEPLTRPHLTVQSTNDNIDDMLQKAMEYLKDDPRADR from the coding sequence TTGATTATTATCGTTTTAGGCCTCCCCGGCTCGGGAAAGAGCTATTTTGCCGAAAGGCTCGCCAAAACGATACCTGCCGAATACATCAACAGTGATCGGTTACGGAAAGAACTGCTGCCCCAACGCACATATTCCGAAGCGGAAAAGGCAATAGTATATGAGGCCATGCTAGAGAAAATGGAAGAGGCCATCGCCCAGAAAAAAAATGTGGTATTGGATGCCACTTTCCATAAAAAGGAAACAAGGGATTTGTTTTTGCAAAAGGTGAGTGAGAAAGTTTTCTTCATCGAGGTACGGGCCGATGAAAAAATCATCAGAGAGCGGCTAAAACGAAACAGACCTTATAGCGAGGCCGATTTTGGGGTGTACGAAACGATTGAAAAACAATGGGAACCACTCACCAGGCCCCATCTGACGGTGCAATCCACCAATGATAATATCGATGATATGCTGCAAAAGGCAATGGAATACCTAAAAGATGACCCAAGGGCAGATAGATAA
- a CDS encoding nicotinate-nucleotide adenylyltransferase produces MKKLLCGLFILGLTIPSFAQIVKTEQLSEVTVYATNYKYLNSIDTGEEASIPVEMLRRKVASFNVQDSEFYQDDYDLYRINFYIPEGKILAAYDKDGKILRTAERFKDINLPTAVKEAVLDRFPEWTITKDIYLVHYHDKKGVSKKYKLKLENGDKVLRVKVDEKGNFL; encoded by the coding sequence ATGAAAAAATTACTATGTGGTCTGTTTATTTTGGGGCTGACCATCCCGAGCTTTGCCCAAATCGTCAAGACAGAACAGTTATCTGAAGTCACGGTATATGCCACCAATTACAAGTACCTGAACAGTATAGATACTGGAGAAGAAGCTTCCATTCCTGTTGAAATGCTGCGAAGAAAAGTGGCTTCATTCAATGTGCAAGATTCTGAATTCTATCAAGATGACTATGATCTCTACAGGATTAATTTCTACATACCTGAAGGCAAAATACTTGCCGCTTATGACAAAGATGGCAAGATTCTTCGCACCGCAGAAAGGTTCAAAGACATCAACCTGCCCACTGCCGTGAAAGAAGCTGTTTTGGACAGGTTTCCTGAGTGGACCATCACCAAGGATATTTACCTTGTACACTACCATGATAAAAAAGGTGTTTCTAAAAAGTACAAGCTCAAACTTGAAAACGGCGATAAGGTACTCAGGGTAAAAGTGGACGAGAAAGGAAACTTTCTTTGA
- a CDS encoding dodecin family protein, which produces MSVLKVIEILGNSTESFEDAVQNIVDEASKTVKNIKSVYIKDMQVTVNNNKISEYRVNAKVTFGIVEE; this is translated from the coding sequence ATGTCAGTATTAAAAGTAATAGAGATTTTAGGAAATTCCACTGAGAGTTTTGAGGATGCTGTACAAAACATTGTTGACGAAGCGTCAAAAACGGTAAAGAACATCAAGTCTGTGTACATCAAAGACATGCAGGTAACGGTGAACAACAATAAGATTTCAGAGTATCGTGTAAACGCCAAGGTCACCTTTGGCATTGTGGAAGAATAA
- a CDS encoding porin family protein has protein sequence MKKFRTLVLIGLGLIIGKASMAQDKWSAELRPNINFATQDIGNADLKTGFGFEAAVGYRFMPHLGAYVGWGWNKFASDTPSFPGTGNTDFEMTGYTFGLQFIHPINNSSLSYLIRAGGIYNHIEVENDAGDITADSDHGLGWEIGAGLQVDLGSNWNLRPQIGYRALSRDIEIGNTTTDVDLNYISFGVGIAKIF, from the coding sequence ATGAAAAAGTTTAGAACACTTGTTTTAATAGGCTTGGGATTAATTATTGGTAAAGCATCAATGGCCCAAGACAAATGGTCGGCAGAACTGCGGCCCAACATAAATTTTGCCACACAAGATATCGGCAATGCCGACCTAAAAACGGGCTTTGGCTTCGAGGCTGCCGTCGGGTATCGTTTCATGCCCCATTTGGGGGCTTACGTCGGTTGGGGCTGGAACAAATTCGCATCCGATACGCCCTCTTTCCCCGGAACGGGAAATACCGATTTTGAAATGACCGGTTATACCTTCGGGCTCCAGTTCATCCATCCGATAAACAATTCTTCCTTGTCCTATCTGATAAGAGCTGGGGGAATCTACAATCATATCGAAGTAGAGAACGATGCGGGAGACATCACTGCAGATTCCGATCATGGTCTCGGCTGGGAAATAGGTGCAGGCCTTCAAGTGGATTTGGGCAGCAACTGGAACCTACGCCCACAAATTGGCTATCGTGCCCTTTCAAGGGATATTGAAATCGGGAATACCACGACCGATGTGGATTTGAACTATATCAGTTTTGGCGTCGGAATCGCTAAAATATTTTAA
- a CDS encoding serine hydrolase domain-containing protein → MCSENEKSFNFLVRPRLGILTIPILFFVFITIISCSSSSKGVKKKGPLKEFINYLDKRIPNLMDIYDIPGAKIALVQKGETVWTKAYGYADLKNGRKMTTDTYCRVESISKSVTAWGVMKLVEQGKIELDRPVGHYFKSWDFPESSFPTENITVKQLLSQTSGMPLGTIGVRYNPFEAKPTLKEILSKDAILQKEPGKMFSYSNTGFNLLELLIEEVTGRNFADYMQEEVLTPLGMHRSSFNWSETLEPPVPFGYDVKGDPIPVYVYPDKAAGGLFSTVGDIATFVCASMTDFSITGLEVLNTQNIQKLYTPEVELSGYYGLVFDAYGLGHFIELLPNRKKAVAHGGQGSGWMTHFHSVPETGDGIVILTNSQRSWPFFAHILNDWAEWNNFPSVGMGVIVLGTKLLWVFIGFLFLIALWKGYRLGREITYGQRNFESFSSNSRGVRLVQMGLSLVLLLTLIWSLNQDYFFLNSVFPIASPWLGISIFLMALVLVFSALFPKTRTKPELKKSKSISM, encoded by the coding sequence ATGTGTAGCGAAAATGAAAAATCGTTCAATTTTCTGGTCAGACCAAGGCTCGGTATCTTGACCATACCGATACTATTTTTTGTATTTATCACAATTATTTCTTGCAGCTCTTCGTCCAAAGGGGTAAAGAAAAAAGGACCGCTAAAAGAGTTTATTAACTATTTGGATAAACGTATTCCCAATTTGATGGATATATACGATATCCCGGGGGCAAAAATTGCCCTTGTTCAAAAGGGAGAAACGGTCTGGACAAAAGCATACGGGTATGCGGACCTTAAAAATGGTCGAAAAATGACCACGGATACCTATTGCCGTGTGGAGTCCATCTCAAAATCGGTTACCGCTTGGGGTGTGATGAAGTTGGTTGAACAGGGAAAAATTGAACTGGATAGACCTGTAGGCCACTATTTCAAAAGCTGGGATTTCCCAGAATCCAGTTTTCCAACCGAAAACATAACTGTAAAGCAACTGCTGAGCCAAACTTCGGGTATGCCTTTGGGTACGATTGGTGTGCGATACAATCCTTTTGAGGCTAAGCCCACTTTAAAAGAGATTTTGTCCAAAGATGCCATTCTGCAAAAGGAACCGGGCAAGATGTTTTCGTATTCCAATACGGGTTTTAATTTGTTGGAATTGCTGATTGAAGAGGTTACAGGGCGCAATTTTGCCGACTATATGCAAGAAGAGGTCTTGACCCCGCTTGGTATGCACCGTTCCAGTTTTAATTGGAGCGAAACATTGGAACCCCCGGTCCCTTTTGGATATGATGTAAAGGGTGACCCGATTCCCGTGTACGTGTATCCCGATAAAGCGGCGGGCGGACTTTTTTCTACCGTAGGCGACATTGCCACTTTCGTTTGCGCTAGTATGACCGATTTTTCGATTACGGGACTTGAGGTACTCAACACACAAAATATTCAGAAACTCTATACTCCTGAAGTGGAGCTTTCCGGTTATTATGGACTTGTTTTCGATGCCTACGGATTGGGACATTTTATAGAACTGTTGCCCAACAGAAAAAAGGCGGTTGCTCATGGGGGTCAGGGCTCGGGTTGGATGACGCATTTTCATTCCGTTCCCGAAACGGGCGATGGTATCGTTATTTTGACCAATAGCCAGCGTAGTTGGCCCTTTTTTGCCCATATCTTAAACGATTGGGCGGAATGGAACAACTTTCCATCGGTTGGTATGGGAGTCATTGTTTTGGGTACAAAATTGTTATGGGTTTTCATCGGATTTCTTTTCCTCATAGCGCTTTGGAAAGGATATCGATTAGGAAGGGAAATCACTTATGGTCAGCGCAATTTTGAGTCCTTTTCCTCAAATAGCCGTGGTGTTCGATTGGTGCAAATGGGGTTGTCCCTTGTTTTGCTTTTGACATTGATCTGGAGCCTGAACCAAGACTATTTCTTTCTGAACTCGGTGTTTCCGATAGCTTCCCCATGGTTGGGAATTTCTATTTTCTTGATGGCATTGGTTTTGGTATTCTCGGCTTTGTTTCCTAAAACTAGAACGAAACCTGAACTTAAGAAAAGTAAAAGTATTTCGATGTGA
- a CDS encoding class I SAM-dependent methyltransferase, translating into MASIKTFDEHVAQYEQWYEDHPEAYQSEILALQEQFLELPQNIRGIEVGLGTGRFSEPLGIKEGIEPSAEMAKRAMKRGIEIMKGTAERLPYAAMQFDFVLFVTVCHLKNLKKALSEARRVLKPDGAIIIGFLDKERLIAQSYMARRHKSNFYEKAVFYSVEEMEQLLKKAGFKNFKYNQTLFDNLEEIKNIQSPKEGTGEGSFVVVKAQKK; encoded by the coding sequence ATGGCATCCATCAAAACATTTGACGAGCACGTAGCACAATATGAACAGTGGTACGAAGACCACCCCGAGGCCTATCAATCAGAAATTTTGGCCCTGCAAGAGCAGTTTTTAGAGCTGCCCCAAAATATCAGGGGCATAGAGGTGGGCCTGGGCACGGGAAGGTTTTCAGAGCCCTTGGGCATCAAAGAGGGCATTGAACCCTCGGCCGAAATGGCAAAAAGGGCCATGAAAAGGGGCATTGAGATCATGAAGGGCACCGCCGAACGGTTGCCCTATGCTGCCATGCAATTCGATTTTGTGCTCTTTGTCACGGTTTGCCATCTCAAAAACCTGAAAAAAGCCCTGTCAGAGGCCCGTCGGGTATTAAAGCCCGATGGGGCGATTATTATTGGTTTTTTGGATAAGGAACGACTAATCGCACAGTCGTATATGGCCAGGCGGCATAAGAGTAACTTTTATGAAAAGGCCGTTTTTTATTCGGTGGAAGAAATGGAGCAATTGCTCAAAAAAGCGGGGTTCAAAAATTTCAAATATAACCAGACGCTGTTCGACAATTTAGAGGAAATTAAAAACATTCAATCACCAAAAGAGGGAACAGGAGAGGGTTCTTTTGTTGTGGTAAAAGCACAGAAAAAATGA
- a CDS encoding CDP-alcohol phosphatidyltransferase family protein, which produces MLTFKNFNIADWFSFYRIVAVPLLLVLVWLGERQLFSWFLLISYSTDAIDGFLARKLKVSSARGSQLDSMGDQLTFIMGLIGLWVFENDFIKENLLLIAIAFVPYIIQMLIAFFKYGKATAFHTYLAKISAVMQAGFILWTLFFGPIYWLFYAMIVVGVLETLEEITLIFMYDRWVKDVKGIYWALKDERRIGNAVESE; this is translated from the coding sequence ATGCTTACTTTCAAAAACTTCAATATTGCCGATTGGTTCTCGTTTTACCGCATCGTTGCGGTGCCGCTGCTACTGGTTTTGGTCTGGTTAGGGGAGCGACAGCTCTTCTCTTGGTTTTTGCTCATCAGCTATAGTACCGATGCCATCGATGGCTTTTTGGCCCGAAAACTCAAGGTCAGCAGTGCGAGGGGATCCCAATTGGATTCAATGGGTGACCAACTGACCTTTATCATGGGCCTCATCGGGCTTTGGGTCTTTGAAAACGATTTCATCAAAGAAAACCTGCTGCTCATTGCCATTGCCTTTGTGCCCTATATCATACAAATGCTCATCGCATTTTTCAAATATGGCAAGGCCACGGCCTTTCATACGTATCTGGCAAAAATCTCTGCCGTAATGCAGGCAGGTTTTATTCTGTGGACCTTGTTTTTCGGTCCGATTTATTGGCTCTTTTATGCTATGATTGTTGTAGGGGTATTGGAAACCTTAGAGGAAATTACCCTTATTTTTATGTATGATCGATGGGTAAAGGACGTAAAAGGCATCTACTGGGCACTGAAAGATGAACGAAGAATTGGCAACGCTGTCGAAAGTGAATAA
- a CDS encoding arsenate reductase family protein, with translation MGEIATSERQITLFYHSKSVRAKQALAYAKAKGLPILLIDIIKTPLTGTQIAELASRLGLRVCDLVNQEHPAYTKRFKHHDFSTEDWIKMIQKNPDIMKQPIALRGNKSILVDTPTDIIKI, from the coding sequence ATGGGCGAAATTGCTACTTCAGAAAGGCAGATCACCCTGTTTTACCATTCCAAATCGGTAAGGGCAAAACAGGCCTTGGCCTACGCCAAGGCCAAGGGCTTGCCCATATTGTTGATAGACATCATCAAGACCCCCTTGACGGGCACACAGATAGCCGAGTTGGCATCTCGGCTGGGCCTAAGGGTGTGCGATTTGGTGAATCAAGAACACCCTGCCTATACCAAGCGTTTTAAGCACCATGATTTCTCTACGGAAGATTGGATAAAAATGATACAAAAGAACCCGGATATCATGAAACAGCCCATAGCACTCAGGGGAAACAAAAGCATTTTGGTCGATACACCAACGGATATCATAAAGATTTGA
- a CDS encoding RtcB family protein — MKKVKKDDIQKIEEYLWEIPKSFREDMRVPARILANETLLDDILDDRSLSQLVNVACLPGIKKASLVMPDVHEGYGFPIGGVAATAHPEGAISPGGIGYDINCGVRLHVSKLQREEVENRLEDLTKELNAQIPSGMGKGGPIKVYADEMDEVLTKGAEWAIERGYGSKEDLQFIENNGRLPFADPGYVSAMAKNRGADQLGTIGSGNHFVEVDYVEEIYDDIIAQTYGLQKGQVVVLIHTGSRGLGHQVATDHIRSMMAAMPKYGIQLPDRELTCVPFNSEEGQDYFKAMCAAANFAWCNRQVISGGVANAWQTVFGKDGGQLRLLYDVAHNIAKVETHTTEDGPRKVIVHRKGATRAFGPGSDELPEAYAKAGQPVIIPGSMGTCSYVLAGAPKSEEMTFGSCCHGAGRRLSRTAAKKQVNAPVLKQELREKGILVEGSYRGIAEEAPIAYKDVDLVVDTVETSGIAKKVAKLKPMAVIKG; from the coding sequence ATGAAGAAAGTAAAAAAGGACGATATCCAAAAAATTGAGGAGTATCTGTGGGAAATTCCAAAATCCTTTAGGGAAGATATGCGCGTACCCGCCAGAATCTTGGCGAACGAAACCCTATTGGACGATATCTTGGATGACCGATCACTCAGCCAATTGGTGAACGTCGCATGCCTGCCGGGCATCAAAAAGGCCTCGCTTGTCATGCCCGACGTACACGAAGGCTATGGCTTTCCGATCGGGGGCGTTGCGGCCACCGCCCACCCCGAAGGAGCCATTTCGCCCGGGGGTATCGGTTACGACATCAATTGTGGGGTAAGGCTACACGTATCAAAACTGCAACGCGAAGAAGTGGAAAACCGTTTGGAAGACCTTACGAAAGAGCTCAACGCCCAAATTCCATCGGGTATGGGCAAGGGCGGACCTATCAAGGTTTATGCCGATGAAATGGACGAGGTGCTCACAAAGGGTGCTGAATGGGCGATTGAACGTGGATATGGTTCAAAAGAAGATCTACAGTTTATAGAAAACAATGGCAGATTGCCCTTTGCCGATCCCGGTTATGTTTCGGCGATGGCCAAGAACAGAGGGGCTGACCAGTTGGGCACCATTGGCTCCGGGAACCATTTTGTGGAAGTGGATTATGTCGAGGAAATCTACGACGATATTATCGCACAAACCTATGGGCTGCAAAAAGGTCAGGTGGTGGTTTTAATCCACACCGGATCTCGCGGACTGGGGCACCAAGTGGCCACCGATCACATACGGTCAATGATGGCCGCCATGCCCAAATATGGCATACAGCTACCCGATAGGGAGCTTACCTGTGTACCTTTCAATTCAGAAGAAGGGCAAGACTATTTCAAGGCCATGTGCGCTGCCGCCAATTTTGCCTGGTGCAACCGACAGGTCATTTCAGGTGGGGTGGCAAATGCTTGGCAGACTGTCTTTGGAAAAGATGGAGGGCAGCTAAGACTTTTGTATGATGTTGCACACAACATTGCAAAAGTAGAGACCCATACCACAGAAGATGGGCCCCGAAAGGTCATCGTACACAGAAAAGGGGCCACAAGGGCCTTTGGCCCCGGATCTGATGAACTGCCGGAAGCTTATGCCAAGGCAGGGCAGCCTGTTATCATTCCGGGTAGCATGGGCACGTGTTCGTACGTGCTGGCGGGTGCCCCAAAAAGTGAAGAAATGACCTTTGGGTCGTGCTGCCACGGTGCTGGCAGACGCTTGTCGAGAACAGCAGCCAAAAAGCAGGTAAATGCCCCAGTGCTGAAACAAGAACTCAGGGAAAAGGGCATATTGGTAGAGGGGTCATACAGGGGCATTGCCGAAGAGGCGCCCATAGCCTACAAAGATGTTGATTTGGTGGTCGATACCGTAGAAACTTCCGGCATTGCCAAAAAGGTCGCAAAATTGAAACCTATGGCGGTCATCAAGGGTTGA
- a CDS encoding phosphoribosyltransferase yields the protein MFKDRTDAALQLAEKLSPYKSHKGNIVVLAIPRGGLPLGAIVAKALDAPLDVALSKKLGHPYNREYAIGAVSLENVVLNEAVGVTKSYIVEESERVRKKLRKRHDQYYKNRFPRDLKGKTVIIVDDGIATGNTIKVTAQLVHGQKPKKTVVAIPVAPPSAVKNLEDSEYIDEVVCLNTPRNFHAVGQYYEEFGQVSDTEAMQLLEEANRIINP from the coding sequence ATGTTTAAAGATAGAACTGATGCGGCACTGCAACTCGCAGAAAAATTATCACCTTACAAAAGTCATAAGGGAAATATCGTGGTCTTGGCCATACCCAGAGGCGGACTTCCATTGGGGGCGATTGTGGCAAAAGCTCTTGACGCTCCTTTGGATGTGGCCCTTTCGAAAAAATTGGGCCATCCCTACAATAGGGAATATGCCATTGGGGCAGTAAGTCTCGAAAATGTGGTCTTGAACGAGGCAGTAGGGGTGACCAAAAGTTATATCGTTGAAGAATCGGAGCGCGTCAGAAAAAAACTCCGCAAAAGGCACGACCAATATTACAAGAACAGATTCCCACGAGATTTGAAGGGCAAAACCGTCATCATCGTCGATGATGGCATCGCCACGGGCAATACCATCAAGGTAACGGCGCAGTTGGTACATGGCCAAAAACCGAAAAAGACCGTGGTAGCCATTCCGGTGGCGCCCCCATCGGCGGTCAAAAATTTGGAGGATTCAGAATACATCGATGAAGTGGTCTGTTTAAATACACCTCGTAATTTTCATGCAGTAGGGCAGTATTATGAGGAATTCGGCCAAGTCTCAGATACCGAGGCCATGCAATTGTTGGAAGAGGCCAATAGAATCATCAACCCTTGA